The following proteins are co-located in the Nocardia bhagyanarayanae genome:
- a CDS encoding RidA family protein: protein MTIEISNPAELHDPTGFGYSHVARVSGELVLIAGQYDSDAEGHTTTEDFAGQVDRAFANLGIALRSAGLDYADVAQLRTFIVEHDLDKLAVLGKKIAEIWGERPPTQTLLGVAALALPGMLFEVDAVAVRG from the coding sequence ATGACCATCGAGATCAGCAATCCCGCCGAACTGCACGACCCCACCGGGTTCGGCTACAGCCACGTCGCGCGGGTGTCCGGGGAACTGGTGCTCATCGCCGGGCAGTACGACTCGGACGCCGAAGGCCACACCACCACCGAGGATTTCGCGGGTCAAGTGGACCGGGCCTTCGCCAACCTCGGCATCGCCCTGCGCTCCGCGGGGCTGGACTACGCCGACGTCGCGCAGCTGCGCACGTTCATCGTCGAGCACGATCTCGACAAGCTCGCGGTCCTCGGCAAGAAGATCGCCGAGATCTGGGGTGAGCGGCCGCCGACGCAGACGTTGCTCGGTGTCGCGGCATTGGCGTTGCCGGGGATGCTTTTCGAGGTCGACGCGGTGGCGGTGCGAGGCTGA